In a single window of the Thermogemmatispora onikobensis genome:
- a CDS encoding acetoacetate--CoA ligase, whose translation MSTSFNAEQPLWEPSEELKEQANLTHYLRWLAEQRGKQFTSRQELWEWSVTDLEGFWSSLWDYFQIQASQPYTQVLASRSMPGARWFPGAELNYAQHVFRNVSAQHPAIIFRSEREPWRTLSWSDLEQAVGAVAQALRQLGIKRGDRVVAYLPNIPETVIAFLACASLGAIWSSCSPDFGTSSVVDRFKQIEPRVLFAVDGYQYNGRPFDRRGVLAELQAALPTLEHTVIIPYLNPSPEEASAGLSKVIPWSSMLAQPAPLTFEQVPFEHPLWVLYSSGTTGLPKAIVQGQGGILLEHLKVLSLESNLKPGDRFFWFTSTGWMMWNFLVSGLLVGATILLYDGAPGYPDMNTLWRFAQDSGMNLFGTSAAYISSCMKAGIEPGKEFDLSQLRCIGSTGSPLPPEGFRWIYEHVKHDVWLASVSGGTDVCSAFVGGCVLLPVYAGEIQCRALGARVEAFDEEGRSLIDEVGELVVTAPMPSMPLFFWNDPDHRRYRESYFEMYPGLWRHGDWIKITPRGGAIIYGRSDSTINRQGIRMGSSEIYRVVESFPEVLDSLIVGVERPGGSYYLPLFVVLREGVHLDEDLQRRLKEALRRQISPHHVPDEIIAIPEVPRTLSGKKMEVPVKKLLLGMPLEKAASPDAMSNPQAIQFFVDFARQLQARSGSMP comes from the coding sequence ATGAGTACCTCGTTCAACGCCGAACAGCCTCTTTGGGAGCCTTCAGAGGAACTGAAAGAGCAAGCCAATCTCACGCACTATCTGCGCTGGCTTGCCGAGCAGCGAGGCAAACAATTCACCAGCCGTCAGGAACTTTGGGAGTGGTCGGTCACCGACCTCGAAGGCTTCTGGTCCTCGCTCTGGGACTACTTTCAGATCCAGGCCAGTCAGCCCTATACCCAGGTGCTGGCCAGTCGCAGCATGCCTGGCGCCAGGTGGTTTCCAGGCGCCGAGCTCAATTACGCTCAGCATGTTTTCCGCAATGTCAGCGCACAGCACCCAGCCATTATCTTCCGCTCCGAACGCGAGCCGTGGCGCACACTCTCCTGGAGCGATCTAGAGCAGGCAGTGGGAGCCGTGGCCCAGGCCCTGCGCCAGCTCGGCATCAAGCGCGGCGACCGGGTCGTGGCCTATTTGCCCAATATCCCGGAGACCGTCATTGCCTTTCTCGCCTGCGCCAGTCTCGGCGCTATCTGGTCCAGTTGCTCGCCCGACTTTGGCACCAGCAGCGTAGTTGACCGTTTCAAGCAGATTGAGCCACGGGTGCTCTTTGCCGTTGATGGCTACCAATACAATGGGCGTCCCTTCGATCGGCGCGGAGTGCTGGCCGAGCTTCAGGCCGCCTTGCCCACGCTCGAACACACCGTGATCATCCCCTACCTGAACCCGTCCCCCGAGGAAGCCAGCGCCGGCCTCAGCAAGGTCATTCCCTGGAGCAGCATGCTCGCTCAACCAGCTCCCCTCACCTTCGAGCAGGTTCCCTTTGAGCATCCACTCTGGGTGCTCTATTCCTCGGGAACCACCGGACTTCCCAAGGCCATCGTGCAGGGTCAGGGCGGCATCCTGCTGGAGCATCTCAAAGTGCTCTCCCTGGAGAGCAATCTGAAACCCGGCGATCGCTTCTTCTGGTTTACCTCCACAGGCTGGATGATGTGGAATTTTCTGGTGAGTGGCCTGCTGGTTGGGGCCACAATCTTACTCTACGATGGCGCCCCCGGCTATCCCGATATGAATACCCTCTGGCGCTTTGCTCAGGATAGCGGTATGAACCTTTTCGGGACCAGCGCCGCTTACATTTCCAGCTGCATGAAGGCTGGTATCGAGCCAGGAAAGGAATTCGATCTGAGCCAGCTCCGCTGCATTGGCTCCACTGGCTCACCCCTGCCACCAGAAGGCTTCCGCTGGATCTATGAGCACGTCAAGCACGATGTCTGGCTGGCCTCGGTCAGCGGCGGCACCGATGTCTGCTCGGCCTTCGTCGGCGGCTGCGTCCTGCTCCCCGTCTATGCGGGTGAAATCCAGTGCCGGGCACTCGGCGCCCGCGTCGAAGCCTTCGACGAAGAGGGACGCTCTTTGATCGATGAGGTCGGCGAACTGGTAGTCACAGCGCCAATGCCCTCAATGCCGCTCTTCTTCTGGAACGATCCCGATCATCGTCGCTACCGCGAAAGCTACTTCGAAATGTATCCGGGCCTCTGGCGCCACGGAGACTGGATCAAGATCACCCCACGCGGGGGCGCCATCATCTATGGTCGCTCGGACTCGACGATCAATCGTCAGGGGATTCGCATGGGGAGCAGCGAGATCTATCGCGTCGTCGAGAGCTTTCCCGAGGTGCTCGACAGTCTGATCGTCGGGGTGGAGCGCCCCGGCGGCAGCTATTACTTGCCTCTGTTTGTGGTGCTGCGCGAGGGAGTTCACCTTGATGAAGATCTCCAGCGCCGCTTGAAGGAGGCCCTGCGCCGCCAGATCTCGCCCCATCACGTGCCCGATGAGATCATTGCCATTCCCGAGGTGCCCCGCACACTGAGTGGGAAGAAAATGGAGGTGCCAGTCAAGAAATTGCTCCTGGGTATGCCCCTGGAGAAAGCGGCCAGCCCCGATGCGATGAGCAATCCCCAGGCGATCCAGTTCTTCGTCGACTTTGCCCGCCAACTCCAGGCTCGCTCGGGCAGCATGCCCTAG
- a CDS encoding toprim domain-containing protein has product MANMITIFTRRGKQIAILSESELPHPRLTGGRVRAFCPIHGSDHQRSLSIDPASGWGYCFNAACQARVLIAEWNPSAAHHLLGTDFSLSREQPVGPEGPTGSRAVSLSDVHWRSQPAAQPRANSVLRHWQEEERSLLQTLEPIMQEALQSSSQGRAYLCQRAIPLETALASGVGLLTPALITRLPRARQRRLLQRWSERLIFPLQSESTRGYIGRTLAGWQPGMDENEHKQLLEHPGRPQRWIKTNPAGCFSLPREQLAPQLIIVEGPFDRLALMAAGLRGEEVVALAGTALPLNWLPAHVHRVLLALDGDEGGREATVRLSTQLREQGRAVSRFLMPLDGQGKDWNERWRLSGRAGLQPLLDSDRHLY; this is encoded by the coding sequence ATGGCCAATATGATTACCATCTTCACCCGCCGAGGCAAACAGATCGCGATCCTTTCAGAGAGTGAGCTACCCCATCCGCGTCTGACAGGTGGCCGGGTGCGGGCCTTCTGCCCGATTCACGGCAGCGATCATCAGCGTTCGCTCTCGATCGATCCAGCCAGCGGCTGGGGCTACTGCTTCAACGCTGCCTGTCAGGCCAGAGTGCTGATTGCGGAATGGAATCCGAGTGCAGCCCACCATCTCCTGGGGACCGATTTCAGCCTGAGTCGGGAGCAGCCAGTCGGTCCAGAGGGGCCAACAGGGAGCCGGGCCGTTTCTCTTTCTGACGTTCACTGGCGAAGTCAGCCAGCAGCACAGCCCAGGGCCAACAGCGTTCTCCGCCACTGGCAAGAAGAAGAGAGGAGCCTCTTGCAGACCCTGGAACCCATCATGCAAGAGGCCTTGCAGTCCAGCAGCCAGGGGCGGGCCTACCTGTGCCAGCGGGCCATTCCCCTAGAGACTGCTCTCGCCAGCGGCGTTGGTCTCCTGACGCCGGCACTTATTACCCGTCTGCCGCGGGCCAGGCAGCGACGCCTCCTGCAGCGCTGGAGTGAGCGGCTGATCTTTCCTCTTCAGTCAGAAAGCACAAGAGGCTACATTGGGCGCACACTTGCAGGGTGGCAGCCCGGCATGGACGAAAACGAGCACAAGCAGCTATTAGAGCATCCCGGTCGTCCACAACGCTGGATCAAGACCAATCCTGCTGGCTGCTTCAGCCTTCCCCGAGAGCAGCTTGCGCCTCAGCTTATCATAGTCGAAGGCCCCTTCGATCGTCTGGCCTTGATGGCGGCTGGCCTGCGAGGGGAGGAAGTTGTCGCCCTGGCGGGGACCGCGCTCCCTCTGAACTGGCTTCCGGCTCATGTCCACCGTGTTCTGCTGGCCCTCGATGGCGATGAGGGAGGACGCGAAGCCACAGTCCGCCTCAGCACCCAACTTCGTGAGCAAGGGCGGGCGGTCAGTCGCTTCCTGATGCCCCTGGATGGGCAAGGCAAGGACTGGAACGAGCGCTGGCGCCTGTCTGGTCGCGCAGGTCTGCAGCCACTCCTGGATAGCGATCGCCATCTATATTGA
- a CDS encoding cysteine peptidase family C39 domain-containing protein produces MVPVVLLATAVLLLVLGLGLVRRGSWLQRWLRREGLTSALLVSSAGEQTSLSSPAARLLQRAESGQEEKPWFVLMFPATWYRRWRIILSLVLLVMVLLALSMTSALADGGQLTLSAALTFFRNNHSQTLDLQTLPHGFNASRSLVRISQLDPAQYSSSEEYDTWAYSACSAASMTEVFNAYGRHYRISDVLHVEAALGQITPELGLVSPEGIAITAAHFGFRTEWGEHWSLEQLLAVANSGAPVIVSFPPDRYAGGHLLVVLGGDATSVYLADSSAWNRRVLSREQFLAWWGGYAAVVTPLQ; encoded by the coding sequence GTGGTCCCTGTTGTGCTGCTGGCTACTGCGGTGCTGTTGCTCGTGCTGGGATTGGGTCTTGTGCGTCGCGGCAGCTGGCTTCAGCGCTGGTTGCGGCGTGAGGGGCTAACCAGCGCGCTCCTCGTCTCCTCTGCGGGTGAGCAAACGAGTCTGTCCTCTCCCGCGGCCCGTCTGCTGCAGCGGGCTGAAAGCGGCCAGGAAGAGAAGCCCTGGTTCGTTCTGATGTTCCCTGCGACCTGGTATCGACGCTGGCGTATCATCCTCTCGCTGGTGCTGCTCGTGATGGTTCTTCTGGCGCTCTCGATGACCAGCGCTCTGGCTGATGGGGGACAGCTGACACTGAGCGCGGCGCTCACCTTTTTCCGAAACAATCATAGCCAGACGCTTGATCTCCAGACGCTGCCTCATGGTTTCAATGCCTCACGCAGCCTTGTGCGCATCTCGCAGCTAGATCCTGCTCAGTATTCTTCTTCTGAAGAATATGACACCTGGGCCTATTCCGCATGTTCAGCGGCGTCCATGACGGAGGTCTTCAACGCCTATGGCCGGCACTATCGCATCAGCGATGTGCTGCACGTCGAGGCGGCTCTCGGACAAATCACACCCGAGCTCGGTCTGGTCTCGCCGGAGGGCATTGCTATCACCGCGGCCCACTTCGGCTTTCGCACCGAGTGGGGCGAGCACTGGTCGCTGGAGCAGCTTCTGGCTGTGGCCAACAGTGGGGCCCCTGTGATCGTGAGCTTCCCACCGGATCGCTATGCTGGCGGCCATTTACTCGTCGTGCTCGGTGGTGACGCCACCTCTGTCTATCTGGCCGACTCCTCAGCCTGGAATCGCCGTGTGCTCAGTCGGGAGCAGTTTCTTGCCTGGTGGGGGGGCTATGCAGCTGTGGTAACTCCTCTGCAATAA
- a CDS encoding cupin domain-containing protein, producing the protein MGEQKQDQGRPQQQQQQVPSPFNGVRVVKPQQFDPNTAQTPGMRRLAAVSRELAGARGLWAGLTLVAPHVASGKHHHGELETVIYVVSGRARIRWGERLEYEQDVEPGDFIYVPPFVPHQEINPSDEESCWVIVRNAQEPVVVNLDAPGDQEQAPR; encoded by the coding sequence ATGGGAGAGCAAAAACAGGATCAAGGGAGGCCGCAGCAGCAGCAGCAGCAGGTTCCCAGCCCATTCAATGGCGTGCGTGTCGTTAAGCCGCAGCAGTTCGATCCCAATACAGCGCAGACCCCGGGCATGAGGCGCCTGGCAGCGGTCTCGCGTGAGCTGGCAGGCGCGCGTGGGCTGTGGGCAGGTCTCACGCTGGTTGCACCTCATGTAGCCAGTGGCAAGCATCATCATGGCGAGCTGGAGACCGTCATCTACGTTGTCTCAGGACGGGCGCGCATTCGCTGGGGGGAGCGTCTGGAATATGAGCAGGATGTCGAACCCGGCGACTTTATCTATGTCCCTCCTTTTGTCCCCCATCAAGAGATCAATCCCTCCGATGAGGAATCGTGCTGGGTCATCGTACGCAATGCTCAGGAGCCGGTGGTTGTCAACCTGGATGCGCCTGGCGACCAAGAGCAGGCGCCCCGCTAG
- a CDS encoding helix-turn-helix domain-containing protein, with product MARRESAVVDHERDSREEHTTELLTVSEVAKRLRVDDTTVRRWIKTGALQAITLPHKGKREVYRVKKNTLDELLNTPATAAS from the coding sequence ATGGCTCGTCGGGAAAGTGCAGTTGTGGATCACGAGCGCGATTCTCGTGAGGAGCATACAACTGAGCTACTCACTGTCAGCGAGGTAGCGAAGCGCCTTCGCGTTGATGACACGACAGTGCGCCGCTGGATCAAGACCGGTGCGCTGCAGGCCATTACCTTGCCGCATAAGGGCAAGCGCGAGGTCTATCGTGTCAAGAAGAATACGCTGGACGAGTTGCTCAACACCCCCGCGACTGCCGCGTCGTGA
- a CDS encoding Rieske 2Fe-2S domain-containing protein: MSDSTNAPVPSTANVWQSFADRFGDRLQALARVLTGGTQKPPRLLKSLLSGTFGGHPLHPAITDIPIGAWTLTAILDIIWLVAPTSNSWAARGALVGSIVGLIAALGALFTGLADWSDTYGAERTVGFYHGLLNTAAFLLYLVSFILRLLSPLNESTAAAVLSFIGFVAILVAGYLGGDMVFVKGTNVNHTAWEPAGEDFEPVLSANSVEEGRLYRVTVAGVPVVLLRRGEQYYAISATCSHAGGPLDEGTLTGDVVECPWHGSRFCLRDGRVLTGPATVSAPRYAVRVRNGQVELRRLDGH, from the coding sequence ATGAGCGACTCGACGAATGCGCCGGTCCCATCAACGGCCAACGTTTGGCAATCCTTTGCCGATCGCTTCGGCGACCGTCTGCAGGCCCTGGCTCGGGTGCTTACCGGAGGCACCCAGAAGCCACCACGCTTACTGAAGAGCTTACTCAGCGGCACCTTTGGAGGTCACCCACTGCATCCAGCCATTACCGATATCCCCATCGGCGCCTGGACCCTGACCGCTATTCTCGACATTATCTGGCTGGTAGCGCCGACTAGCAACAGTTGGGCCGCGCGCGGGGCACTGGTTGGTAGTATCGTCGGGCTGATCGCTGCCCTGGGCGCGCTCTTTACCGGCCTGGCCGACTGGAGCGATACCTACGGCGCTGAGCGAACGGTGGGCTTCTATCACGGCCTGCTCAACACGGCGGCCTTTCTCCTCTACCTGGTCTCATTTATCCTGCGCCTGCTCTCTCCTCTGAACGAAAGCACCGCCGCCGCCGTGCTCAGCTTCATCGGCTTCGTGGCTATTCTGGTGGCTGGCTATCTGGGCGGAGATATGGTCTTTGTGAAAGGCACTAATGTGAATCACACCGCCTGGGAGCCAGCAGGCGAGGATTTCGAGCCTGTCCTATCTGCCAATAGTGTGGAAGAGGGGCGCCTTTATCGCGTGACGGTGGCCGGCGTGCCCGTGGTGCTGCTCCGTCGCGGCGAGCAGTACTATGCGATTTCAGCAACCTGCTCCCATGCCGGGGGACCACTGGATGAGGGAACGCTCACAGGGGATGTTGTGGAATGTCCCTGGCATGGCTCGCGTTTCTGCCTGCGCGATGGGCGCGTATTGACTGGCCCGGCGACCGTGTCAGCCCCGCGTTATGCGGTCCGCGTCCGCAATGGCCAGGTTGAGCTACGCCGCCTCGATGGGCACTGA